From the genome of Salvelinus alpinus chromosome 19, SLU_Salpinus.1, whole genome shotgun sequence, one region includes:
- the LOC139545150 gene encoding transcriptional and immune response regulator-like: MSNYVVSSDSCRVSPSVHGNKFDTAHRKKAVPNIFENVNQDALMRLFQKTGDMKAEERVRSIFSFTQDPAETAKALMALKQRKKDKFLQIVGMVRHMLKLR, encoded by the coding sequence ATGTCTAACTACGTTGTATCCTCCGACTCCTGCCGTGTCAGTCCATCGGTCCACGGGAACAAATTTGACACAGCACACCGCAAGAAGGCCGTTCCCAACATATTCGAGAATGTCAACCAGGACGCACTGATGAGGCTGTTCCAGAAAACGGGGGACATGAAAgcggaggagagggtgaggagcatcttctccttcacccaagaTCCAGCGGAGACGGCCAAAGCCCTGATGGCGCTCAAGCAGCGAAAGAAGGACAAGTTCCTCCAGATTGTAGGCATGGTTCGCCACATGCTGAAACTGCGTTGA